The genome window TGGAAGTGCTTCAGCGTTACCCTGAGTTGGAAGGGATTTATATCGCCACGGCCAATTCGATTGCCATTTGCGAGGTGTTGGTAAAAACTCCTTTTTATCGACCTCCCAAAGTTATCACCACCGACCTTTTTCAGGCCATGATTCCATATTTTCAAAAGGGGGTGATCCATGCCACAATTTTCCAAAATCCGTATCGACAGGGTTTTGAAGCCACCATGTCTCTTTTTCGGTATCTTGTAGAAGGAATCGTGCCGCCTCCGTGTGCGTATCTTGAGCCAATCGTGGTTATGAGGAGTAATCTCGAGTTTTACCTTTGAGGGAGGGAAAACAAATGAGAAAAATAATGTTGCCTATCGTTTTCTTAAGTATCCTCGTCTTTGCGGTGCAAGTAGGATATGCGGCGCAACTGACGGTGTGGTCTTCTCCAGACAACGCTGATGCGATTTACGAATTGGCCCAGAACTTTATGCAGAAATATCCTGAGGTGACCATTGAAGTCACTCCTTTGTCTTGGGAAGTGCTCTATCCCAGGATTTTGCAGGATCTGACGAGTGGAGTTGGTTCGTTCGATGTCACCACTTGGGATCTGATG of Atribacterota bacterium contains these proteins:
- a CDS encoding substrate-binding domain-containing protein; the encoded protein is EVLQRYPELEGIYIATANSIAICEVLVKTPFYRPPKVITTDLFQAMIPYFQKGVIHATIFQNPYRQGFEATMSLFRYLVEGIVPPPCAYLEPIVVMRSNLEFYL